GACGCGGCCCGCCGCGGTAGTCCGGTCGAGGGCGGCGTGGCTTACGTGACCCATTACCCGTGCATCAACTGCGCGAAAATTCTCGCCGCCGCGGGCATCGCCGAGATCCGTTACCGCGAGGATTACACCAACGATCCGCTGGTGGGGCCTTTGCTCACGGATGCCAACGTGAGCATCGTGAAACTCTAACGCGCACGCGCTGTCTTTTATTCGTCGATGTCCACCCGCCATCCCGATTCCTCCTCCGTGCTGGGCGGTTCACTCCTGCTGGCGCATCCGTCGCTGCGCGAGGAGACCTTCAAGCACACGGTCATTCTTATCGCCTCGCATGATGATGACGGCGCCATGGGCGTCGTGCTCAACCGTCCGCTCGAGAAATGCCTGGGCGAGCTCAACGACGAGTTTGGCCAGAGTGCGCTCGCGCAGGTGCCGTTGTTTGAAGGCGGACCGGTGCAGCCGACGCAGGTGATCCTGTGCGTGTGGCGTCCGCATCCGGAGAGCGAAGGCTTTCAACTCATGTTTGGCATCGATCCGCAACGTGCGGAGGAACTCATGCACGAGGAAGGCGTTCACATGCGGGCATTCTTGGGTTACGCCGGATGGACGGGCGGCCAGCTCGAGGATGAAGTGAAGCGCGACACCTGGGTGGTGAGTCCGCTGGTGGCCGACCTGCTGGAAGATTCGCCCGACGAACAGCTTTGGCGTGATTTGCTGGGGCAGATCGACGACGAGTGGAAACTGC
This portion of the Rariglobus hedericola genome encodes:
- a CDS encoding YqgE/AlgH family protein yields the protein MSTRHPDSSSVLGGSLLLAHPSLREETFKHTVILIASHDDDGAMGVVLNRPLEKCLGELNDEFGQSALAQVPLFEGGPVQPTQVILCVWRPHPESEGFQLMFGIDPQRAEELMHEEGVHMRAFLGYAGWTGGQLEDEVKRDTWVVSPLVADLLEDSPDEQLWRDLLGQIDDEWKLLANEPEDPSLN